TCTTAAGGGGAAGCGATTGGGAATAGTGAGAAAACCTTATTACAATTTCGGCAATGAcaccttcttaaaaaaaatgtttgcacAGCATCTTGATACACTAAGGTACGTAACATAACATACAAGCTAGCTAGAAATTCGCCCTATCTGATGTACTATCCTAACTTGGTACATAATTTTCCACAAAATTTCAGGAAAGAATGTGCAATTTTGGTGAACAATCTTGAAATAGCTAACATTGATGCTATCTTGAATGTTGGCACCTCAGAACGGACAGCATTGATGATAGAGTTCAAACAGGCctggaaaaaatatttaaaagaactGGTGGCTTCCCCAGTGCGTACCTTGGCTGATGCTATAGCCTTCAACAGGAAGTTCTCAGATTTGGTTAGTATGTTTACAtaaatactttatttttaatatgtttaGAGTCACAACTAACAAGAAGTTGTTAATGCATCAGTGGTAAAAGCTAAAATAtgagaattaataataattttccaacTTAACAGTTGTGAAATTGAAGCATTATTCAATAAAGCAGAACTTAGATACAAATCTTTAGGAGTTGTGTCTTAGGTTCCTTAATTGAACTTAACCCTACAGTTGAATTGAACAAATAGTGTAAAGATATATAGTGCTATCATTTTCAAAGACAATCAAGTTTAACTATGTACTTTATTGACCAATGCAACTCTAATAAGGCCAAACTTAAATTCAATTCTTATGTGTTATAGATTTGGTTGTCTATTTGAATAAAGAAGGTGTTATCTTttataaaacaattaaatttaactatATAATTCAATGAAAACCCAAGTTACAGCAACTAATTAAAGAACTGTCTGTAAGTTTCATCCTATACAATATATTCTGCTCCCTTCATGTTTTTCATTATTGCCAACAAAGGTAAGGCACATCCACAAATAATGAAGATTTACTAGCATGGCCATGCAGGAAAAGATCAAGGAATATGGACAGAACCTCTTTCTAGAAGCTCAAGCCACAAATGGGTCTAGTAACAAAGAGAAGGCAGCATTACAAGATATGGCAAGGCTGACAAGAGATGGTTTTGTGAAGTTGATGATAGAGTATAACCTTGATGCATTGGTGACTCCATTTTTAGGACCTTATGGTGTTGGTGTTAATTCTGTCCTTGCAATTGGGGGCTTCCCTGGAATTAGTGTCCCTGCAGGATATGATAGTAAAGGTGTGCCATTTGGTGTTTGCTTTGGGGGACTGAAAGGTTCAAAGCCGAAGTTGATTGAAATTTCATATGGCTTCGAGCAAGCTACTAAGATTAGCTAGGAAGCCTCCTTCATTTAAACCTTGAAGCCTAAACACCTAGCCTccattcaaaattttagaacTTGCATTAATACTTATGAATCATTAGGTTTGATTACGCTAGTTTGTGGTGATATATATATCAACTACAGTTCAACTATGGCGACAATGTAATCAAGTTGGGCTAATAATCTTGCTGGCATATATGGACAAATGGCAAATACTGTGTATTAAGTTTTGGGATCAACTCATTATTAAAATGATATTGTCCTAAGTTATGATCAATCTTTATGTTTATCGCAAATTTTACTTTGTTTAcgttaactttttttatttttaatatgagatagaattctactatatcctaattttaatgtatatatgtgtaaagcttttttttggagacttgaatcctaATTTTTGTTCTCTATACTCTACAAACACTTATAATTGTAGAGCAACTATCGTGCCAAGAATGTACAGTGTCAGACATAACCTTTTCACCTTGGATACCATTCACAATTAGATCAAATGCATCATGGCTTCAAATAATGGGACCCTAAGATGATCATCTTAGTCATGTCACTGTTAGCAGATAAATAGGGAAAGAGTTCATAATTACGTGAACAAGAAGCGCCTACCTTTTTTGAAACATAACATGCTCTTTGGTTAGGTGAGCGAATGTGCATTAGAGTCGGGCAACcaaacaaattgaaattcttgttttcttgtGCAAGAATTTCTTAGGCTACAATCACTTTGTGTATTTAATATAATGTGTCATACTTTGCTTTCACCCTTCTATAGTAagcatattacaaaattttattatataaatcatACAAACTTACGTGTTACTAATCACAAgaattataattgatttttttttttaaatcaccaaaaaatagaaacaatttaaacttaaaatgacactaatcacattcattaccatgtaaatatataaacattttacaataaaattaatagtaagatttttttaaaataatttaacaaaaaaaaaagaaaaaaaaatcattgagcTTTAGTCAAACTCAAACATAGGTAGTGATTCATAGATTTGGgtcatatttttcaatttcttcccTCCAAAAGTAAGGAAAGACAGATCTAGAGAAAGTctattttgtaaattaaaaaaggaaGTTGCTCCTCCCAAAAAACAAAGTGGACCCCTTAAAAGGGGTggcaaaaatttatttcttcctATTGTAGTTAAACGACCTCTGATGCTTTCAGTTTCACATGCTCTATATAAGACTTCGCAGAGCCAAATCCCACATGTCCCCCTATAAAGGTTCCCCTAACCTTTAATCTATTTCACAAAACTTTGCTAGTCAAATTGAGGAAGAGAGAAATGGCAAAACTTAGTGTTGTACTAATAGTATTGCTATTCTCCCTAGTAGCAAACATCACATTGGCTCAAAGCTTCAAGGAAGAGAAATGGGCAACAAGGCTTAAGTTCCAGAGGAAAAAGGAGACAGTGACCAACCTCCAATTCTACTTCCATGACACACTCAGTGGGAAGAACCCAAGTGCAGTTAGGGTGGCTGAAGCTACTGAAACTGAGAAATCTCCAACACTATTTGGTGTTATCATGATGGCAGATGATCCATTGACTGAGACACCTGATCCAAATTCAAAGCTCTTGGGCCGGGCTCAAGGACTATATGGGTCTGCAGGACAGCAAGAGATGGGACTGATCATGGCCATGAACTTTGGGTTCATAGATGGCATCTACAATAGTAGCTCTATTAGCCTTCTTGGCAAGAACTCGGCTATGCATCTGGTTCGAGAGATGCCAATCGTCGGTGGAACCGGGCTTTTCCGGCTAGCGCGTGGCTATGCCATTGCTCAGACACATTGGATTGATTTCACCACCGGCGATGCTATAGTTGGCTACAATGTTACAGTGGTTCACTAAGACTAGATTTTGTTCAGTCTTGTTAACAGCCCCCTTTCTTATTTTGTCTTCCTGTCATGACCCCTTATATGTGCTATGTTTTATGGTTTAATTTTATGTGTTTGATGTGAGTTGGTAAACTAATTCTAGGTCACAATATTATTTAAGCAACTCCCAAGAACTATATTGATATGAACTggtttaattttatgtttttttatatgaGTTGAATTATATTGATTTCGCTTTAATTTCCCTATAATTAAGtaactccattttttttttatataacttacGATGCATCAAGTATATATATTGTCTCTCAATGCATGCTATTATCATAGGAATGTACTAACTcttattttgtaatatatgaGCTTAATTAATGAGtccttgacaaaaaaaaaatgcaatttttatagctgtagaaaattgaaaatgagatttaattttatgaaatatacatatatatatatatatatataatatatacacacatatatatatatatacacatacgcTTTCAAATAGTATAAAATGAACAACTATTCCAACTTAGAACGAAGTTGTCTAAGCATGTTTCAAACTCTtcatagtaaaatattttacacttaaaaataaataaataaaaatatgtaatttgagAGAAACGTGAGAGACAATCACTATTAAAGAGAACTTTGTCTTCCGTACTTCTTCATGAAAAaggttttgtcattttttgaTTTATGAGTTTAATTGTAAACACTAATTTAAGCATAGATGCTTTGAAATTGCTTTGAAATTAGATGCTTTGAAATTGATTTACCACAGCAGTGATAATCGTATAGCACAATTTCGAATGCTACAAAATCGCATTCAAGTTCCTAATGTGGAATTATCGGTCACGTAATTCAAGTCTTAAACATATACAGTGTGTGATTCTGATCTCCAATTAACAAAACTAAAATGTTTCTTCCCCTAAGTGAAGAATGTGAAATTACTCCCATTTTTCGTACTTCTTTCTAGTAGGCATATGAACAACACTTCATATTCTCCCAAGTTCACAATAAagtttattatgatttttttactattaaactTTAGTTTCCTCCGCAATTTCAAgtgctaaaataataataaggggTAAAAACAAATATATGGTATATCTTCCATTAATTGTTAACCAAGAAATACTTTATGAATAAATCTCGTAACAATATCAATTACttgtttgtattatatatacTCCTCATCTAATTGTTTAAATGATGTGAATTAGTGACACATTCAAAGATTATTGATCCAACCAACCAAAGTTAACCACAATAATTCAAGGGATCATGACAGGAagacaataaataagaaagggGGCTATTAACAagactctgaaaaaaaaaaaaaaatctagcccTGGTGAACCACTGTAACATTGTAGCCAACTATAGCATCACCGGTGGTGAGATCAAACCAATGCATCTGAGCAATGGCATAGCCACGCGCTAGCCGGAAAAGCCCAATTCCACCGACGATTGGCATCTCTCGAACGAGATGCATAGCCGAGTTCTTGCCAAGAAGGCTAATAGAGCTACCATTGTAGATGCCATCTATGAACCCAAATTAACAAGCACTATGTGACCCTTTGAAAGAGAATATAGACTCCATTATTATAGCTCAACAATGTATAGCCACAACATGATACTCCAAAATAGCATCCCCTGACGTAAGATTGAGATAATGTGCCTTTGCTTGCACAAATCCCCTGCCATTCGAAAAGCACCAGTTCCACCTATAATTGGCAtctcacggattggatgaagcACTGCGTTCCTACCCAAAATAGTGATACTGCTACCATTGAATTTCCCAGTGGTGAAAACTAAGTTCATGGCCATAAGTAGGTCTACTTCATGTTGGCCAGCTGACCCATATAGACCTTGAGCTCGACCCACAAGTTTGGAGGTGGGTTCAGGTCCTTCTGTTAATGGGTCATCAAAGATGTTGAGTAGTCCAAACAAGGTGGGTGATTTCTTAGTTATTGATGCTTCAGCTACTTCCACTGCACTTGGGTTTTTGCCTGATAGTGTGTCATGAAAGTAAAAATTGAGCCTAGACTACGACTAGACTTTCTCTTTGGCATGATGGAACTTTTGGATCCATTCATCAACTTCTTCGGGATCTTCTTTGATGCTTTGCACCAATTGCATGGCCATGCCTAGAGAGAAAAGCAATAGGACTAGAACTAGCTTTGCCATTCTCTCTCACTCACGCAACAACATGTTAGAGGATAGGTTGGCTTTCTATAGTGGAAGATGCGTGAGGCTACTGGCTAGGCTAATTGTAATATGTTCAAGAAACAGCTCAAACAGAAAACAATATATAAGTTTACCAAGTTACCAACCGCGAGAACAAAAAGTCACGAGGCACAACAGCTTAATTATTTTAACCGTCATCTATTGATTCTATTTTATGCCTGAGAATGTACATTATTTAGTGGCCAAGAACATTTGGTCCAACGCTGAGAGATGAGTCTATATAAAAGTAATATGTTATTTCAATCACAATTTATCATGCTATAATGAAAAACATTATGTATCTAGCGTGACTGTTAAGATATAGAACTCTGTGTATTAGTTAAGTTTGTCTCTAATGAAATTTCTTTCTTCcggtttataaaaaaaaaaaaaaaaagcatgactgttttagaaagtttcaaaattgcaaaatttatttattgtaaattttaaagagttaacacgCAATTTTATAGGTATGAATATCTGATTGCACCAGAGGCATTAAGAACGCGAGGTCTTCTTCAATACACACTTGGACACTTTCCTGAGCAGAGGCGTAATGTGCTCTGCAACGTTTTCACTGAAAAAGTCCAATGGCTTTTGGGTAGAGTCTGGTAGACACATAAATTAAGGGTCTGAGCATGGAGCACTAAAGAGACTAAAGACATTTTGGACAATATTCCTGATAGGGGTATTTTCGACAAAAGTAAATTGACTTGCAAGCAGAAGGTAGGGAGAGTGAACGATCTCTACGAGACCGTCGGCATCCAAGAAGGCGACAGAGGCTTCAAAACGGCTATGACAGAGGTAACGTACCTTTGATAAACCGACGACACTTTCAATGGATGATGCCACCAAAGCCGACAGGTACATCTCTCCCATATACTGACGGGAAAACTTGAAGCAACAGATGACCATAAGACCAACAGGATGGAGAAGTTGACGGGTCCCACGTGGCCGTGCTTGGTCCCCACGAATACTCATGTATGGAAATATCTTGCACATCACATACAAAGACCTTATCACGCTCACATATCTTTCCTATATGGAAAGACACCCTAGGATCACGGAAACTCTAATAACAAATACCCTCCACAAGGAAAGATCCCTACTTCTGAGGAATCCCAGTTCACTACTCACCATTATACAAGCAACGGACCTTCTCTTTCCTTAGGTACGCAAAAAAACTCTTGCTTTCTTACTATAGAGTTCTTGGAGATTTCTCATTCACTAATTTGACTTCCGGAGGATTCTTGGCTGGTACCACACCGATACCTTCGGTTTGGTCCATTTGTTCTTATTCCATAGGTAACCATCGAAGTGCTTTGGAGCCCACAACTCACTGACGATTTCAGCACATCATCAATTCCTTTTTCCtttgatatataattttttttgggtcaaaactTAAAAGCTAGataaaatgttattattttatgaaaattttgataaaagaCTATTAGTTGggatagaatttaaatttataaaacttagACAATAaagttttatctaaattaaaataattgttaaatcTTATCCCTAGTCTTGTGtttaatattgtaataaaatattaatttaataagatggaacttgaggaaaaaaacaaaaacaaaaacataagttgtgtgggatttaagtttagaaaattttgataatagacttttagttttatttaaattaaatagttgTTAAGTACTAtccttaatttgaggaaatatattataacaaattatataatattaatttactaattagttgttctt
This portion of the Castanea sativa cultivar Marrone di Chiusa Pesio chromosome 7, ASM4071231v1 genome encodes:
- the LOC142643722 gene encoding dirigent protein 23-like gives rise to the protein MAKLSVVLIVLLFSLVANITLAQSFKEEKWATRLKFQRKKETVTNLQFYFHDTLSGKNPSAVRVAEATETEKSPTLFGVIMMADDPLTETPDPNSKLLGRAQGLYGSAGQQEMGLIMAMNFGFIDGIYNSSSISLLGKNSAMHLVREMPIVGGTGLFRLARGYAIAQTHWIDFTTGDAIVGYNVTVVH
- the LOC142644468 gene encoding LOW QUALITY PROTEIN: dirigent protein 23-like (The sequence of the model RefSeq protein was modified relative to this genomic sequence to represent the inferred CDS: substituted 2 bases at 2 genomic stop codons); translated protein: MAMQLVQSIKEDPEEVDEWIQKFHHAKEKVXSXSRLNFYFHDTLSGKNPSAVEVAEASITKKSPTLFGLLNIFDDPLTEGPEPTSKLVGRAQGLYGSAGQHEVDLLMAMNLVFTTGKFNDGIYNGSSISLLGKNSAMHLVREMPIVGGIGLFRLARGYAIAQMHWFDLTTGDAIVGYNVTVVHQG